One segment of Rhodopirellula baltica SH 1 DNA contains the following:
- a CDS encoding glycosyltransferase family 4 protein, producing MNPKPFRVGLVAWHALPAIVPPTTFPHAVGDVAETATTERPSLKRYGETFGGLETAMWTLAQHLARQPDIQPVCFLEADRPRNGTMDWPTEVEGVKLEISVNRFRAIRHAVGECIDTESKRIKRFSPHLLWQIPFLAMTRPFRSRDPIDSHPDPRLTDRSIDAWISFGVNSSSSRVVATAAIEQTPSFVCIRSNAGLEDGLATDSEYRNECGEPSSARRYALMRSDQVVCQSQWQLNRLRQMFHREGLLARNPIVRKDWQPPFTNPAPKSFRNPFDVLWIGRYDDFHKRPLLMLEAANKLPHVSFKMIVNPFDPDIEKCVRREAPRNVELIDRVPFAQMPMVFAAAKLFVSTGSLEHEGFPNVLLQSAASHTPIVALSDHDNFLSRSGAGVDCNDFVELLAQRITEQLKSDAINWEKVDDYLDQHHSADLIASNFANWIRCSIANEPIVPATTGKNT from the coding sequence ATGAATCCCAAGCCTTTTCGCGTTGGCCTGGTCGCTTGGCACGCTCTACCGGCCATCGTCCCGCCTACAACGTTTCCCCATGCTGTTGGCGACGTCGCAGAAACAGCAACCACCGAACGGCCCTCACTGAAGAGGTACGGCGAGACATTCGGTGGACTTGAGACGGCAATGTGGACGCTCGCTCAACACCTTGCTCGACAACCAGATATCCAGCCCGTCTGCTTTCTGGAAGCCGATCGCCCACGCAACGGCACCATGGATTGGCCCACTGAAGTAGAGGGCGTGAAGCTCGAAATTAGCGTCAATCGGTTTCGTGCGATTCGTCATGCGGTGGGAGAATGCATCGACACCGAATCGAAACGCATCAAACGCTTCTCACCGCACTTGCTGTGGCAAATTCCATTTCTTGCGATGACGCGACCATTTCGGTCTCGCGACCCAATCGACAGCCATCCCGACCCTCGGTTGACCGACCGATCGATCGACGCCTGGATCAGTTTTGGAGTCAACTCTTCAAGTTCACGGGTGGTGGCAACCGCAGCAATCGAACAAACGCCAAGTTTCGTCTGCATTCGATCCAATGCTGGATTGGAGGACGGATTGGCAACCGACTCAGAATACCGAAACGAATGCGGCGAACCATCCTCCGCCCGTCGCTATGCGCTTATGCGATCGGACCAAGTTGTTTGCCAAAGCCAATGGCAACTCAACCGACTGAGACAGATGTTTCATCGCGAAGGACTATTGGCCCGAAATCCAATTGTTCGCAAAGACTGGCAACCGCCTTTCACCAATCCCGCTCCCAAATCATTTCGAAATCCCTTCGACGTGCTCTGGATTGGTCGCTACGACGATTTCCACAAGCGTCCTTTGCTTATGCTGGAAGCCGCCAATAAGCTGCCGCATGTGTCATTCAAAATGATCGTCAATCCATTTGACCCTGATATTGAAAAATGCGTTCGCCGCGAAGCCCCCAGGAACGTTGAGCTGATCGACCGAGTTCCCTTCGCCCAAATGCCGATGGTCTTTGCTGCGGCCAAGTTGTTCGTGTCAACGGGAAGTCTTGAACACGAAGGTTTCCCAAACGTCTTGTTGCAATCGGCCGCCTCCCACACGCCCATTGTTGCATTGTCTGATCACGACAACTTCTTGTCACGATCGGGCGCGGGAGTAGATTGCAACGACTTCGTTGAACTACTAGCACAACGCATCACCGAGCAACTAAAGAGCGATGCGATCAACTGGGAGAAAGTGGACGACTACCTTGATCAACATCACAGTGCTGATCTGATTGCATCCAATTTCGCCAACTGGATTCGTTGCTCGATCGCTAACGAACCCATTGTGCCCGCAACCACTGGCAAAAACACCTGA
- the dusB gene encoding tRNA dihydrouridine synthase DusB, whose amino-acid sequence MIEKDATPVSAPTRTVPPLRIGDLVIDPPILQAPMAGFTNAAFRHIVRQFGGAGLLATEMVNARGFVWLDENEAEHPDRLWGVADEPRPLAVQIWDNDPETMAKVGRRLAEEYRVSVVDINFGCPVRQVTEKAHSGSYLLREPNRMHAIISRLVQVCAPTPVTAKIRLGCSRENINCNEIARVVEEAGAAALTVHGRTAADMFRGNADWERISEIKSHLRNIPLIGNGDLDSAEKVVAAFDQYDVDAVMIARACLGRPWLFAQAAAALRGEPIPPEPTLPEQRDVMLKHYQLVVDRFGDEKGTVLMRKYACCYAQGKHGARYFRTHVAKVSTPEEFHSVVEEYFPLHDPKAAKDTESVSSAAGS is encoded by the coding sequence ATGATTGAGAAAGACGCCACGCCAGTATCCGCCCCCACGCGAACCGTGCCGCCGCTTCGGATTGGTGATTTGGTCATTGACCCGCCGATTTTGCAGGCACCCATGGCTGGGTTCACCAACGCTGCGTTTCGCCACATTGTACGTCAATTTGGCGGTGCCGGGCTGTTGGCGACCGAAATGGTCAACGCTCGTGGGTTCGTTTGGCTGGACGAAAATGAAGCCGAGCACCCCGATCGATTGTGGGGGGTGGCGGATGAACCCCGGCCGCTGGCGGTTCAAATTTGGGACAACGATCCGGAGACCATGGCCAAGGTCGGTCGCCGGTTGGCGGAAGAGTATCGCGTCAGCGTGGTTGATATCAATTTTGGGTGCCCGGTTCGGCAAGTCACTGAAAAGGCTCACAGCGGAAGCTACTTGCTGCGGGAACCCAACCGGATGCACGCGATCATTTCGCGATTGGTTCAGGTTTGTGCCCCGACGCCGGTGACGGCGAAAATCCGCTTGGGGTGCAGTCGCGAAAATATCAACTGCAACGAGATCGCTCGGGTGGTCGAGGAGGCTGGTGCGGCGGCGCTCACCGTGCATGGTCGGACGGCAGCGGACATGTTCCGAGGCAATGCGGATTGGGAACGGATCAGCGAGATCAAATCGCACCTTCGCAACATTCCGTTGATCGGAAACGGTGATTTGGATAGTGCGGAGAAAGTGGTCGCTGCATTCGATCAGTACGATGTCGATGCGGTCATGATCGCTCGCGCGTGCCTGGGGCGGCCATGGTTGTTTGCCCAAGCCGCCGCGGCGCTGCGAGGCGAACCGATCCCGCCCGAGCCGACTTTGCCGGAGCAGCGCGATGTGATGCTGAAGCATTATCAATTGGTGGTGGACCGCTTTGGCGACGAAAAGGGAACCGTACTGATGCGGAAGTACGCGTGTTGCTACGCCCAAGGCAAGCACGGAGCCCGTTATTTCCGGACTCACGTTGCCAAGGTTTCCACGCCGGAGGAATTTCACTCGGTTGTCGAAGAGTATTTCCCGCTGCACGATCCCAAGGCAGCGAAGGACACCGAGAGTGTTTCGAGCGCTGCGGGTTCGTAG
- a CDS encoding four helix bundle protein, with amino-acid sequence MGEPQFDHERLDVYRVAVDYVSSAFVVSDSLSGLHRHARDQWLRAAQSIPLNIAEGNGKRSLRDRARFLDIARGSALECSAIQDVLVATGGITSIRSEELKLPLVRVVAMLTRMAMKFGEVSEDGADYDI; translated from the coding sequence ATGGGGGAACCGCAATTCGATCACGAGCGGCTGGATGTCTACCGGGTGGCAGTGGATTATGTTTCTTCGGCTTTCGTAGTGTCCGATTCACTGAGTGGTCTTCATCGTCACGCTCGCGATCAATGGCTGCGGGCCGCGCAGTCCATTCCGCTGAACATTGCCGAAGGGAATGGCAAGCGAAGCCTGCGGGATCGAGCCCGGTTTCTCGACATTGCCCGCGGTTCGGCGCTGGAGTGTTCGGCAATCCAAGATGTCTTGGTCGCAACCGGTGGCATCACATCCATTCGCAGCGAGGAACTCAAGCTTCCACTCGTTCGTGTCGTCGCGATGCTCACTCGAATGGCGATGAAGTTCGGCGAAGTTTCCGAAGATGGGGCGGACTACGACATTTGA
- a CDS encoding nucleotide pyrophosphatase/phosphodiesterase family protein: protein MTKLCILNVVGLTPKLLRHAPNLAAMGNHRAWTSPVPAVTCTSQATMLTGLSPRDHGIVGNGWLYRDTQEIRFWQQTRTLVQGDVFYDRYETAKMFWWFNQSTTAKYGATPKPHYGCDGSKVFDILDWSGCNLTEKLGPFPFFGFWGPAAGIASSDWIAKATALVMREKQPQLTLCYLPHLDYDFQRLPDHDPARVAEVDAAAAKVIEAAGEIGARVVVVSEYGLVPVDTPIGINQVLRRNDWLKVRRGPFGEIMLPGESDAFAVADHQLAHVYVRHPELIPTVRKTLEETPGIASVVSPGDLQLDHPRSGELIALAEPNAWFTYYYWLDDANAPDFARTVDIHRKPGYDPCELFMTSKLRAAARLAQKKAGLRYKMDVIPLDPKLVRGSHGVLIANHSDGPLVIGPGEPPETMQGFPNYVEQLLASSF from the coding sequence GTGACAAAACTCTGCATTCTGAACGTCGTTGGACTGACCCCAAAACTGCTTCGCCACGCTCCCAACCTCGCCGCAATGGGAAATCACCGGGCTTGGACCAGCCCCGTCCCGGCCGTGACCTGCACCAGCCAAGCGACCATGCTGACCGGACTGTCACCACGAGATCACGGCATCGTCGGCAACGGTTGGCTATACCGCGACACCCAGGAAATCCGTTTCTGGCAGCAAACCCGCACGCTGGTCCAAGGCGACGTTTTTTACGACCGCTACGAAACCGCCAAAATGTTTTGGTGGTTCAACCAATCCACCACCGCCAAGTACGGGGCCACTCCCAAACCTCACTATGGATGCGACGGCAGCAAAGTCTTTGACATCCTGGATTGGTCAGGCTGCAACCTGACCGAGAAACTCGGCCCGTTCCCGTTCTTCGGTTTCTGGGGCCCCGCAGCGGGCATCGCGTCGAGCGACTGGATCGCCAAAGCCACCGCACTGGTCATGCGTGAGAAACAACCGCAACTGACACTGTGCTACTTGCCGCACCTGGATTACGATTTTCAACGCTTGCCCGATCACGATCCAGCCCGAGTGGCGGAGGTCGACGCCGCCGCTGCCAAAGTCATCGAGGCCGCCGGCGAGATCGGAGCTCGAGTTGTCGTCGTCAGCGAGTACGGCTTGGTCCCCGTCGACACGCCGATCGGAATCAACCAAGTCCTCCGCCGCAACGACTGGCTGAAAGTCCGTCGCGGTCCCTTCGGCGAAATCATGTTGCCAGGCGAAAGCGACGCCTTCGCGGTCGCGGATCATCAACTGGCCCATGTCTACGTCCGCCACCCCGAACTGATCCCCACCGTTCGCAAAACGCTGGAAGAAACACCCGGCATCGCATCGGTCGTTTCGCCCGGCGACCTGCAACTGGACCATCCACGAAGCGGCGAACTGATCGCCTTGGCCGAACCCAACGCCTGGTTCACATACTACTACTGGCTCGACGATGCCAACGCCCCGGACTTCGCGAGAACGGTCGACATCCATCGCAAGCCGGGCTACGACCCGTGCGAGCTGTTCATGACCAGCAAGCTTCGCGCAGCCGCACGACTGGCTCAAAAGAAAGCCGGTCTCCGCTACAAGATGGATGTGATCCCACTGGACCCAAAACTCGTTCGCGGCAGCCACGGCGTCCTCATAGCAAACCACAGCGATGGCCCGCTGGTCATCGGCCCCGGCGAGCCACCCGAAACCATGCAAGGTTTCCCGAACTACGTCGAGCAGCTTCTAGCTTCTAGCTTCTAG
- a CDS encoding alanine/glycine:cation symporter family protein codes for MLLSKLARFSLLRIATLVVVLFGTGGVAAFAQEEVTSEEVAEESVVEPALGLDQQVDHFFRPIADTWGSVVFFSVELPGVGPLPLVLILLVGGALFFTIVFGFINLRLFPLAIEVVSGKFDEIEKQGQDIPKGVEVMEVDGDLVDTIRDEGEGEVSHFQALATAVSGTVGLGNIAGVAVAVAAGGPGATFWMVVCGLLGMSTKFVECTLGVKYRDVDANGVVHGGPMYYLKKGLAERGMAPVGKVLGVLFAVFCVGGSFGGGNAFQSNQAAQQIKSLLGLPDTGSSGTIIGLVMAVLVAIVIIGGIKRIAKVTEKVVPLMALMYVIAALGIILMHIQSVPWAIGQVISGAFSLEAGFGGLLGVMVQGFRRAAFSNEAGAGSAAIAHSAVKTRFPASEGIVALLEPFIDTVVICTMTAIVIVLFNADNSFAWGQVDSATSTVLIDGARMGGVDLTSAAFDSVLPGFRYLLTIAIILFAFSTMISWSYYGLQSWKYLFGRSTAADLSYKLLFCLVVVIGAAVSLGSVIEFSDAMIFAMVFPNMIGLFLLFPKVREELSAYLEAIGRK; via the coding sequence ATGTTGTTGTCAAAGCTCGCTCGTTTCAGCTTGCTAAGAATCGCCACCTTGGTTGTTGTCCTTTTCGGGACGGGGGGAGTGGCTGCATTCGCGCAAGAAGAAGTGACCTCAGAGGAGGTGGCGGAGGAGTCGGTTGTTGAACCGGCGTTGGGGCTGGACCAGCAGGTCGATCATTTTTTCAGGCCAATTGCCGACACGTGGGGAAGCGTTGTTTTCTTCAGTGTGGAGTTGCCGGGGGTTGGTCCCCTGCCGCTCGTGCTGATCTTGCTCGTTGGCGGAGCGTTGTTCTTCACGATCGTGTTTGGGTTCATCAACCTGCGATTGTTTCCTTTGGCGATCGAGGTGGTCAGCGGGAAGTTCGACGAAATTGAGAAACAAGGCCAAGACATCCCGAAGGGAGTCGAGGTCATGGAGGTAGACGGTGACCTGGTCGACACCATTCGCGACGAGGGCGAAGGCGAGGTTTCGCACTTCCAAGCTCTGGCGACCGCGGTTTCGGGAACGGTTGGTTTGGGGAACATCGCTGGAGTCGCCGTTGCGGTTGCTGCGGGTGGGCCTGGCGCGACGTTTTGGATGGTTGTTTGCGGTTTGTTGGGCATGTCGACCAAGTTTGTCGAATGCACTTTGGGTGTGAAGTACCGCGACGTGGATGCCAATGGTGTGGTGCACGGCGGACCGATGTACTACCTCAAGAAAGGTCTTGCGGAGCGTGGGATGGCGCCCGTTGGAAAGGTCTTGGGCGTGCTTTTTGCCGTGTTCTGCGTGGGCGGATCGTTTGGTGGTGGCAACGCGTTTCAGTCCAATCAAGCGGCCCAGCAAATCAAGTCCTTGCTGGGGCTGCCCGACACGGGGTCTTCAGGAACGATCATTGGTTTGGTGATGGCGGTTTTGGTCGCGATCGTGATCATCGGCGGCATCAAACGAATCGCGAAGGTGACCGAGAAGGTCGTGCCGCTGATGGCATTGATGTACGTGATCGCCGCACTCGGGATCATCTTAATGCACATTCAAAGCGTGCCTTGGGCGATCGGCCAAGTCATCTCCGGAGCGTTTTCGCTGGAGGCTGGCTTTGGTGGTTTGTTGGGCGTGATGGTGCAAGGTTTCCGTCGAGCCGCATTTTCGAACGAAGCCGGAGCGGGTTCTGCCGCGATTGCTCACTCGGCCGTGAAGACGCGTTTTCCCGCTTCGGAAGGCATCGTCGCGTTGCTGGAGCCATTCATTGATACGGTCGTGATCTGCACGATGACCGCGATTGTGATCGTTCTTTTCAACGCCGACAATTCGTTTGCCTGGGGGCAAGTCGACTCGGCAACCAGCACCGTGTTGATCGATGGTGCTCGAATGGGCGGGGTGGATTTGACCTCGGCCGCGTTTGACAGCGTGTTGCCGGGATTCCGTTACTTGCTGACGATCGCGATCATCCTGTTCGCGTTTTCAACCATGATTTCGTGGTCGTACTACGGTCTGCAATCGTGGAAGTATCTGTTCGGACGCAGCACGGCGGCTGACTTGTCCTACAAATTGCTGTTTTGCTTGGTCGTGGTGATTGGAGCAGCCGTTTCGCTGGGTTCGGTCATCGAATTTTCTGACGCGATGATTTTCGCAATGGTCTTTCCCAACATGATTGGGCTGTTCCTGCTGTTCCCGAAGGTTCGCGAGGAACTGAGTGCCTACTTGGAAGCCATCGGCCGAAAATAG
- a CDS encoding MotA/TolQ/ExbB proton channel family protein: MLLAETSLYEIISNSTYLALAAVALWGLYQIVIVWTRVGQKRFKTEEQQDAFMDDVEQMLRAGDYEGVHEYCDGDVRAIPQMIDMAVVNRDEGFKRAKQIMMDRFQRDVMSDLEYRLSWVSTVIKSAPMIGLFGTVFGMMGAFKTLATAEQVEPSALAGDIQVALVTTASGLAIAIPLMLLVATVMIRIAKMEDLLGSGLQRFFEAFKVGLAKSQGAATKNGASSNAEAIAAGVR, translated from the coding sequence TTGTTGCTCGCTGAAACTTCGCTGTACGAAATTATCTCCAACTCAACGTACCTGGCTCTTGCTGCCGTTGCGCTTTGGGGGCTGTATCAGATCGTGATCGTCTGGACTCGCGTCGGCCAAAAACGATTCAAGACGGAAGAACAACAAGACGCGTTCATGGATGACGTCGAGCAAATGCTGCGTGCGGGCGACTATGAAGGCGTGCACGAGTACTGCGACGGAGACGTGCGTGCGATTCCACAAATGATCGATATGGCCGTCGTCAATCGCGACGAAGGATTCAAACGTGCCAAGCAAATCATGATGGACCGTTTTCAACGCGACGTGATGAGCGATCTTGAGTACCGGCTTAGCTGGGTCAGCACGGTTATCAAAAGTGCTCCCATGATCGGGCTGTTCGGGACGGTGTTCGGGATGATGGGGGCGTTTAAAACGCTCGCAACGGCTGAGCAAGTCGAACCTTCCGCTCTGGCCGGCGATATTCAGGTTGCACTGGTGACGACGGCCAGTGGATTGGCAATCGCGATTCCACTGATGTTGTTGGTCGCCACCGTGATGATTCGGATCGCGAAAATGGAAGACTTGTTGGGCTCTGGTCTGCAGCGATTCTTCGAAGCCTTCAAGGTTGGTTTGGCCAAGTCTCAAGGCGCGGCAACCAAAAATGGTGCCTCCTCTAACGCCGAAGCGATTGCTGCTGGAGTGCGATAA
- a CDS encoding ExbD/TolR family protein — translation MSQGFIDDDDDDDEPAMPRKKRPEEEMDITPMIDITFLLLIFFVVASKMDPTQTGKIPEATNGLAISAKDSAVIFIEPAGGDSPAILRRYDGSEFSKDEETATSEIVEYVTGELEKSIGTNKNQVMLLGDAEVKVSEVTRVQKIIGDAFQDLEFTYIAVKEQ, via the coding sequence ATGAGTCAAGGATTCATTGACGACGATGATGATGACGACGAACCAGCGATGCCTCGGAAGAAGCGTCCCGAGGAGGAGATGGACATCACTCCGATGATCGACATCACATTCCTATTGCTGATCTTCTTTGTGGTTGCATCCAAAATGGATCCGACCCAAACCGGCAAGATTCCTGAGGCGACCAACGGTTTGGCGATCTCAGCGAAGGATTCGGCCGTCATTTTCATTGAACCCGCCGGCGGTGATTCACCCGCGATTTTGCGTCGTTACGACGGTAGTGAATTCAGTAAAGACGAAGAGACCGCGACCAGTGAGATCGTTGAATACGTCACTGGCGAATTGGAGAAGTCCATCGGGACAAACAAGAACCAAGTGATGTTGCTCGGGGACGCGGAGGTGAAGGTGTCCGAGGTCACCAGAGTCCAGAAGATCATTGGCGACGCGTTTCAAGATTTAGAATTCACTTACATCGCCGTCAAAGAACAGTAA
- a CDS encoding ExbD/TolR family protein — translation MNERLGGRKIRCPGCDSPITIPEAPAVVEAEPVEVEPIEAEPVAVEAIPAEPVVDAEPELVAVGSAASKAHAAMGDVAAAADSVEPAAFSLDDDDDDALPPRKKRDDGELDMTPMVDVTFLLLIFFMVTASFSLQKSIQMPRQQSELPSTNNDPEETDEKDPVELEIDENGGFLVLAPEWEKETPGKQNLISALKEAVGDNRDGMQLNIKVHENAKLQFLVDGMDAGTIAGFAALQVTEVDGFD, via the coding sequence GTGAACGAACGCTTGGGCGGACGAAAAATTCGGTGCCCAGGTTGTGACTCACCTATCACGATCCCGGAGGCGCCCGCTGTCGTCGAAGCCGAACCGGTGGAGGTTGAGCCAATCGAGGCTGAACCGGTGGCGGTCGAAGCGATCCCAGCGGAGCCAGTTGTGGATGCGGAGCCTGAGTTGGTGGCTGTCGGGAGTGCTGCTTCCAAAGCTCATGCCGCGATGGGCGATGTTGCTGCGGCGGCTGACTCGGTCGAACCCGCCGCGTTCAGTTTGGATGACGATGATGACGATGCCCTGCCGCCGCGGAAGAAACGCGATGACGGCGAGTTGGACATGACACCGATGGTCGATGTGACGTTCTTGCTGCTGATCTTCTTCATGGTCACGGCGAGCTTCTCGCTGCAAAAGTCGATCCAGATGCCTCGCCAGCAATCCGAGCTGCCCAGCACGAACAACGATCCTGAAGAAACCGACGAAAAAGACCCTGTCGAACTCGAGATCGACGAGAACGGCGGCTTCCTCGTTCTTGCTCCTGAATGGGAAAAAGAAACACCTGGTAAACAGAACTTGATCAGTGCCCTGAAAGAGGCGGTGGGCGACAATCGCGATGGCATGCAGTTGAACATCAAGGTTCACGAAAATGCCAAGCTGCAGTTTCTGGTCGATGGCATGGACGCTGGAACGATTGCTGGTTTTGCGGCCTTGCAGGTCACGGAAGTCGACGGTTTTGACTGA